The following are encoded together in the Pleurocapsa sp. FMAR1 genome:
- a CDS encoding glutamate-5-semialdehyde dehydrogenase: protein MQSSSNQLLTIVRESNRAAAILAQTSAAKRRLGVSALAELMEDSFDQILEANTLDLEMSREMAISDPVVDWLKLTPERLEITVSILQQLSKSADPTRRLINAPYQLEPSQTYCQLIPLGTIALVHEAFPELAAIAAGMCLKTGNSLIVRGCGVASNSNQVIAAVLKKAVANTDLPPSSIETISPDSGISVQELVTQDRHLNLVIPYGRPSLVQQVAEKATATVLKTTIGNCYLYWSLSGNLELTRQVIADSHDSEPDAVNAIEKVLINQNIKPSALQSLFSNLQQQGFKLRGDEVLVNEFPEYLKLMKSEEWRRPYLRKIVAFRLIDNLSKAVSWINRYSSGHADCIVTESYQESRQFVQGIDSALVYINTSPRFSRNPEGGEDVFLGMSNQKGYRQGLISVETFTTIKQIVQG from the coding sequence ATGCAAAGTTCATCCAACCAACTGCTGACTATAGTTCGAGAATCTAACCGAGCCGCCGCTATATTGGCTCAAACATCGGCAGCTAAAAGAAGGCTGGGTGTGTCAGCATTGGCAGAGTTAATGGAAGACAGTTTCGATCAAATACTTGAAGCCAACACCTTAGACTTAGAAATGAGTCGAGAGATGGCGATCTCCGACCCAGTTGTTGATTGGCTAAAGTTGACTCCAGAGAGATTGGAAATAACCGTTTCTATTTTGCAACAGCTATCAAAATCGGCAGATCCGACACGACGCTTAATTAATGCTCCCTATCAGCTAGAGCCATCTCAAACTTATTGCCAGCTAATACCTTTGGGAACGATCGCTTTAGTACATGAAGCTTTTCCCGAACTTGCAGCGATCGCAGCAGGAATGTGCCTCAAAACAGGAAACAGCTTGATAGTTAGAGGCTGTGGTGTTGCCAGCAACTCCAATCAGGTCATTGCAGCTGTTTTAAAAAAAGCTGTGGCTAATACAGACTTGCCTCCAAGCTCGATTGAAACTATCTCTCCAGATTCGGGGATCTCCGTTCAAGAATTAGTCACCCAAGATCGCCATCTTAATTTGGTAATCCCCTATGGTCGTCCTAGTTTGGTGCAGCAGGTGGCAGAAAAAGCAACGGCAACGGTACTAAAAACTACGATTGGCAATTGTTATTTATATTGGTCACTCAGCGGAAATTTAGAACTAACTCGTCAGGTAATTGCCGACAGTCACGATAGTGAACCAGATGCAGTTAATGCGATTGAAAAGGTATTGATCAATCAGAATATTAAACCTTCAGCATTACAGTCCTTGTTTAGTAATCTTCAGCAACAAGGCTTTAAACTGCGAGGAGATGAGGTATTAGTAAATGAGTTTCCTGAATATCTAAAGTTAATGAAGTCTGAAGAATGGAGAAGACCTTATTTACGAAAAATAGTAGCATTTCGCCTTATAGATAACTTATCCAAAGCCGTATCTTGGATAAATCGTTACAGCAGTGGTCATGCTGATTGTATTGTGACAGAATCCTATCAAGAAAGTCGTCAATTTGTTCAAGGGATTGATAGTGCTTTAGTTTATATCAACACTTCACCTAGGTTTTCTCGTAATCCTGAAGGGGGAGAAGACGTATTTTTAGGAATGTCCAATCAAAAAGGATATCGCCAAGGTTTAATTAGTGTAGAGACATTTACAACCATCAAACAAATAGTTCAAGGGTAA
- a CDS encoding TIGR04376 family protein, protein MGLFDDINQFLEERLDEFLRNNPHLEFQAIEEQLREQEQDTTKLIAKLQLEEKSLQSQILETAENIQAWHKRIGKAEAAKRQDLADAAREREAELLRQGNQVWGQMEGVKQRIVQAQELLKKVKQKRQEMKTQSTQAKTSTTANNYSSDTVGWDRGANAPQYNRSADPLEAEFQKWEVDEELERIKRNMK, encoded by the coding sequence ATGGGTTTATTTGACGACATCAATCAATTCTTAGAAGAGCGACTTGACGAATTTCTGCGTAACAATCCTCATTTAGAATTCCAGGCAATTGAAGAACAATTAAGAGAACAAGAGCAAGATACTACCAAATTGATTGCCAAGCTACAGCTTGAAGAGAAAAGCCTGCAAAGCCAAATATTAGAAACTGCCGAAAATATCCAAGCTTGGCACAAAAGAATTGGTAAGGCTGAGGCAGCTAAAAGACAAGATCTAGCTGATGCTGCCAGAGAAAGAGAGGCTGAATTACTCAGACAAGGCAATCAGGTTTGGGGACAAATGGAAGGAGTAAAGCAGCGCATTGTTCAAGCACAGGAACTTTTAAAAAAAGTTAAGCAAAAACGCCAGGAAATGAAAACCCAGTCAACTCAGGCAAAAACTTCTACAACTGCCAATAATTATTCTAGTGATACCGTAGGCTGGGATCGCGGTGCTAATGCCCCTCAATATAACCGTAGTGCAGATCCCCTAGAGGCGGAATTTCAAAAATGGGAAGTGGACGAAGAATTAGAGAGAATTAAAAGAAATATGAAATAA
- a CDS encoding DUF427 domain-containing protein: MNHLQRIEPKPGQESVWDYPRPPLLERCLRLASQSPKQVRIIFNDITIADSGNTYRVLETSHPPVYYIPPVDIKTEYLEPANSRSSFCEWKGLASYYNLTVGDKQVQNAAWYYSSPTDYFAPIKDYLAFYPSKMDACYVDDELVKAQAGDFYGGWVTQDIVGPFKGELGTWGW; the protein is encoded by the coding sequence ATGAATCATCTACAGCGTATTGAACCGAAGCCAGGACAAGAATCTGTCTGGGACTATCCTCGTCCGCCACTTTTAGAGCGATGCCTTCGGCTAGCTTCGCAATCGCCAAAACAGGTCAGAATTATTTTTAATGACATTACTATTGCCGATAGCGGTAACACTTATCGTGTGTTAGAAACTAGTCATCCTCCTGTTTACTATATTCCTCCCGTAGACATCAAAACCGAATATCTTGAGCCAGCCAATTCTAGAAGCTCTTTTTGTGAATGGAAAGGATTAGCTAGCTATTATAATTTGACCGTAGGAGATAAGCAGGTACAAAATGCAGCTTGGTACTATAGTTCACCCACAGATTATTTTGCCCCAATTAAAGACTATTTAGCTTTTTATCCGAGTAAAATGGATGCCTGCTATGTCGATGATGAGCTAGTCAAAGCGCAAGCAGGAGATTTTTATGGTGGTTGGGTCACTCAAGATATAGTTGGACCGTTTAAAGGAGAATTAGGAACATGGGGATGGTAA